From a single Georhizobium profundi genomic region:
- the gmk gene encoding guanylate kinase, with protein sequence MAEYQLPSAAITRRGLMLVLSSPSGAGKSTIARNLLETDPGLSISVSVTTRKRRGNEIEGVHYHFISQREFERLRDSGALLEWAQVHGNFYGTPREPVEEAMAEGRDMLFDIDWQGAQQLQENMRADVVSVFILPPTMAELRSRLHRRAEDAEDVIATRLTNARDEIGHWREYDYVVINDDLDRAFPAVQAIVKAERLRRDRRPGLFDFVQELLGQDAQ encoded by the coding sequence ATGGCGGAGTATCAGCTACCATCGGCGGCGATCACGAGACGAGGGCTTATGCTTGTGCTCTCGTCGCCTTCTGGCGCCGGCAAATCGACGATCGCGCGCAACCTGCTCGAAACGGATCCTGGGCTCTCCATCTCCGTCAGCGTGACGACTCGAAAGCGGCGCGGCAACGAGATCGAGGGTGTACACTACCACTTCATCTCCCAGCGCGAATTCGAACGGCTGCGTGATTCCGGCGCGCTGCTCGAGTGGGCGCAGGTGCATGGCAATTTCTACGGCACGCCGCGCGAGCCCGTCGAAGAGGCAATGGCCGAAGGCCGCGACATGCTGTTCGACATCGACTGGCAGGGCGCGCAGCAATTGCAGGAAAACATGCGCGCCGACGTCGTGTCGGTCTTCATCCTGCCGCCCACCATGGCAGAACTCCGTTCCCGGCTGCATCGCCGGGCAGAGGATGCCGAGGATGTGATTGCGACGCGCCTGACCAATGCGCGCGACGAAATCGGGCATTGGCGCGAATATGACTACGTCGTCATCAACGACGATCTGGACCGCGCCTTCCCGGCCGTGCAGGCGATCGTGAAGGCGGAACGCCTGCGCCGCGACCGGCGCCCGGGCCTCTTCGATTTCGTGCAGGAGCTGCTGGGCCAGGACGCCCAGTAG
- a CDS encoding YicC/YloC family endoribonuclease produces MSLQSMTGFARSEAVSGRLRFVWEMRSVNGKGLDLRLRLPPGFDRLETEVRARLAARFNRGNIQVSLNVSGDRAAAVPVVNAEALAIVLSFAEVLKTKIDATPPSIDGLLAIKGVVDLKEPEDSEEDQAAFARAALDALDRGVADLVEARASEGAALRSVLEGHLTTIETLANGIDADPSRSPTNIRQRLEAQVAQLTSAGSLDPERLHMEAVLLAAKADLREELDRLQAHVAAGRELLSKGGPIGRRLDFLAQEFNREANTICSKSNAVSVTANGMELKVVIDQLREQVQNIE; encoded by the coding sequence ATGTCACTTCAATCGATGACCGGCTTCGCGCGTAGCGAGGCCGTTTCGGGTCGCCTGCGCTTTGTCTGGGAAATGCGCTCGGTCAATGGCAAGGGCCTGGATCTGCGGCTTCGTCTGCCGCCGGGCTTTGATCGCCTGGAGACCGAGGTTCGCGCGCGGCTGGCGGCGCGCTTCAATCGCGGCAACATCCAGGTGAGCCTGAATGTCAGCGGCGACCGGGCCGCAGCGGTGCCGGTCGTCAACGCGGAAGCGTTGGCGATCGTTCTGAGCTTCGCCGAAGTGCTCAAGACGAAGATCGATGCGACACCGCCCTCGATTGACGGGCTTCTTGCGATCAAGGGCGTGGTGGATCTCAAGGAACCCGAGGACAGCGAGGAAGATCAGGCTGCCTTCGCGCGTGCCGCGCTGGACGCGCTCGATCGCGGCGTTGCCGATCTTGTCGAGGCACGGGCGTCCGAAGGCGCAGCTCTCCGCAGCGTTCTGGAAGGTCATCTCACGACGATCGAAACGCTTGCCAACGGGATTGATGCCGATCCCTCTCGCAGTCCCACCAACATTCGCCAAAGGCTGGAAGCCCAGGTCGCGCAGCTGACATCAGCCGGCAGCCTCGATCCGGAGCGCCTGCACATGGAAGCAGTGCTGCTCGCTGCCAAGGCCGATCTGCGCGAAGAGCTCGACCGCCTGCAGGCGCATGTGGCTGCCGGCCGCGAGCTGTTGTCGAAGGGCGGGCCGATCGGCCGCCGACTTGATTTTCTTGCGCAAGAATTTAACCGCGAAGCGAATACGATCTGCTCCAAGTCCAATGCCGTTTCTGTGACAGCCAATGGCATGGAATTGAAAGTGGTGATCGACCAGCTGCGCGAGCAGGTTCAAAATATTGAATAG
- the mltG gene encoding endolytic transglycosylase MltG: MNTSDQDHDVMTSQDTTPGEKGPIIPKSANEALKPEKAAPPPPKRSRRARSQPVIFMNFVLSLIVVMVLGAGAVLYFGKVEFESPGPLAQATTFEVREGAGIIEIANGLERRNIISDARVFRYGTEATIGNDTLKHGEYEIEANASMREIMELLRSGEGIQYAVAVPEGLTVYQVFQRLAAHEMLEGDLPEALPAEGSLMPDTYNFRRGTTRQSIIDQMTAAQTALVDQIWERRDPDLPIETKEEFVTLASIVEKETGRADERSRVAGVFINRLREGMRLQSDPTILYGIFGGEGRPADRPIYRSDIDTPTPYNTYTINGLPPGPIANPGRASLEAVANPSTTEDLYFVADGTGGHAFARTLDEHNQNVARWRRIRAEQEAAAAANPEDPADEIAPMDDGQGDYEGEIIE, translated from the coding sequence ATGAACACAAGCGACCAGGACCACGACGTCATGACAAGCCAAGACACGACGCCGGGCGAGAAGGGGCCGATCATCCCCAAATCGGCCAACGAGGCATTGAAGCCGGAAAAGGCCGCGCCTCCGCCGCCGAAACGCTCACGCCGCGCCCGCAGCCAGCCTGTCATCTTCATGAACTTCGTGCTGTCGCTCATCGTCGTCATGGTGCTCGGCGCCGGCGCCGTTCTCTATTTCGGCAAGGTCGAGTTCGAATCGCCTGGCCCACTCGCCCAGGCGACCACGTTCGAGGTGCGCGAAGGCGCCGGTATCATCGAAATCGCCAACGGGCTGGAGCGCCGCAACATCATCTCCGACGCGCGAGTCTTCCGCTACGGGACAGAGGCCACGATCGGCAACGATACGCTGAAGCACGGCGAATACGAAATCGAAGCCAATGCCTCCATGCGCGAGATCATGGAACTGCTGCGCTCGGGCGAAGGCATCCAGTATGCTGTCGCCGTCCCGGAAGGCCTGACCGTCTACCAGGTATTCCAGCGCCTTGCCGCTCATGAGATGCTCGAAGGCGATCTGCCGGAAGCGTTGCCGGCGGAAGGTTCGCTGATGCCGGACACATACAATTTCCGTCGCGGTACCACCCGCCAGAGCATCATCGATCAGATGACGGCTGCTCAGACCGCGTTGGTCGACCAGATCTGGGAGCGGCGCGATCCGGATCTTCCGATCGAGACCAAGGAAGAGTTCGTCACGCTGGCATCGATCGTGGAGAAGGAAACCGGCCGGGCCGACGAACGGTCGCGCGTTGCCGGCGTCTTCATCAACCGCCTGCGCGAAGGCATGCGCCTGCAGTCGGATCCGACGATCCTCTACGGCATTTTCGGTGGCGAGGGCCGTCCGGCCGACCGGCCGATCTACCGGTCCGATATCGACACGCCGACACCCTACAACACCTACACGATCAACGGTCTGCCGCCTGGGCCGATCGCCAATCCGGGCCGCGCGTCTCTTGAGGCTGTGGCAAATCCGTCGACCACCGAAGATCTCTACTTCGTCGCCGATGGCACAGGCGGACACGCTTTCGCGCGTACGCTCGACGAGCACAATCAGAATGTTGCCCGCTGGCGCCGCATCCGGGCTGAGCAGGAGGCTGCTGCAGCCGCCAACCCGGAGGACCCGGCCGACGAGATTGCGCCGATGGATGACGGCCAGGGCGACTACGAAGGCGAAATCATCGAGTGA
- the fabF gene encoding beta-ketoacyl-ACP synthase II, whose product MRRVVVTGTGMVSPHGADTETTWKRILDGKSAARRIEEFEVDDLAAKIACRIPLGDGSNGTFNPDDWMDPKEQRKVDPFIIYAVAAAEQALNDADWHPESDEDQIATGVLIGSGIGGIEGIVEAGYTLRDRGPRRISPFFIPGRLINLASGQVSIRHKLRGPNHSVVTACSTGAHAIGDAARLIALGDADVMVAGGAESPVSRISIAGFAACKALSTQFNDEPERASRPYDKDRDGFVMGEGAGIVVLEELEHAKARGANILAEVVGYGLSGDAYHITAPAENGDGAYRCMMAALKRAGLDASDIDYINAHGTSTMADTIELGAVERLLGDAAGKVAMSSTKSAIGHLLGAAGAVEAIFCVLAIRDNMVPPTLNLDNPSRESAIDLVPHKAKAKQVDVALSNSFGFGGTNASLVMRRYQA is encoded by the coding sequence ATGAGACGCGTGGTTGTCACTGGAACCGGTATGGTGTCGCCCCACGGCGCGGATACCGAGACCACCTGGAAGCGTATTCTGGACGGCAAGAGTGCCGCTCGTCGCATCGAGGAATTTGAGGTCGATGACCTCGCAGCAAAGATCGCCTGCCGCATTCCGCTGGGCGACGGTTCGAACGGGACGTTCAATCCTGATGACTGGATGGACCCCAAGGAACAGCGCAAGGTCGACCCTTTCATCATCTACGCCGTCGCGGCAGCCGAACAGGCGCTGAACGATGCCGACTGGCATCCCGAATCCGATGAAGACCAGATCGCTACCGGCGTTTTGATCGGCTCGGGAATCGGTGGCATCGAAGGCATCGTGGAGGCCGGCTACACGCTGCGCGATCGCGGTCCCCGCCGTATTTCCCCATTCTTCATTCCCGGCCGCCTGATCAACCTCGCCTCCGGCCAGGTCTCGATCCGCCACAAGCTGCGCGGTCCGAATCACTCCGTCGTCACTGCTTGTTCGACCGGCGCCCACGCCATCGGCGACGCGGCGCGCCTCATCGCGCTCGGCGATGCGGATGTCATGGTGGCAGGCGGCGCGGAATCGCCCGTCAGCCGCATCTCGATTGCTGGCTTTGCCGCCTGCAAGGCGCTGTCCACGCAGTTCAACGATGAGCCTGAACGCGCATCGCGCCCCTATGACAAGGACCGCGACGGTTTCGTCATGGGCGAGGGCGCCGGCATCGTGGTGCTGGAAGAGCTGGAGCACGCCAAGGCGCGCGGCGCCAATATCCTCGCCGAAGTGGTCGGCTACGGCCTTTCGGGCGATGCCTATCACATCACGGCTCCCGCCGAGAACGGCGACGGTGCTTATCGCTGCATGATGGCTGCGTTGAAGCGCGCCGGTCTCGATGCATCCGATATCGACTACATCAACGCCCACGGCACCTCCACCATGGCCGACACGATCGAGCTCGGCGCTGTCGAGCGCCTGCTCGGCGATGCGGCCGGCAAGGTCGCCATGTCGTCGACCAAGTCGGCGATCGGCCATCTGTTGGGTGCAGCCGGCGCGGTGGAAGCCATCTTCTGTGTGCTCGCCATCCGCGACAACATGGTGCCGCCGACGCTCAATCTCGACAATCCGAGCCGCGAAAGCGCGATCGATCTCGTGCCGCACAAGGCCAAGGCCAAGCAGGTGGATGTCGCGCTCTCCAATTCGTTCGGCTTCGGCGGAACGAATGCATCGCTGGTGATGCGCCGCTATCAGGCCTGA
- a CDS encoding acyl carrier protein, with protein MSDIADRVKKIVVEHLGVEADKVTEGASFIDDLGADSLDTVELVMAFEEEFSVEIPDDAADTILTVGDAIKYIEKQQA; from the coding sequence ATGAGTGATATCGCAGATCGCGTGAAGAAGATTGTTGTCGAGCATCTTGGTGTTGAAGCCGATAAGGTCACCGAAGGTGCCAGCTTCATCGACGATCTTGGCGCAGACAGCCTCGACACCGTCGAACTCGTCATGGCGTTCGAAGAAGAATTCAGCGTCGAAATCCCGGACGATGCTGCCGACACGATCCTGACGGTTGGCGACGCCATCAAGTACATCGAGAAGCAGCAGGCCTGA
- the fabG gene encoding 3-oxoacyl-[acyl-carrier-protein] reductase — protein MFDLTGRKALVTGASGGIGEAIARILHAQGATVGLHGTRQEKLETLANELGERTMIFPANLSDRDAVKALGEKAEKDLEGVDILVNNAGITKDGLFVRMSDADWDSVLEVNLTSVFRLTRELTHPMMRRRYGRIINITSVVGVTGNPGQANYCASKAGMIGFSKSLAQEIATRNVTVNCVAPGFIESAMTDKLNDKQKDAILSAIPSRRMGTGAEVASAVAYLASSEAAYVTGQTIHVNGGMAMI, from the coding sequence ATGTTCGACCTTACGGGAAGAAAAGCTCTTGTGACCGGCGCGTCCGGTGGGATCGGTGAGGCGATCGCCCGCATTCTCCATGCGCAGGGCGCGACCGTCGGCCTGCATGGCACCCGCCAGGAGAAGCTTGAGACGCTCGCGAACGAGCTTGGCGAACGCACGATGATCTTCCCGGCCAATCTATCTGACCGTGACGCCGTGAAGGCGCTTGGCGAAAAGGCGGAAAAGGATCTCGAAGGCGTCGACATCCTCGTCAACAATGCAGGCATCACCAAGGATGGCCTGTTCGTGCGCATGTCGGACGCCGACTGGGACAGCGTACTCGAGGTGAACCTGACCTCCGTTTTCCGCCTGACGCGTGAACTGACGCACCCGATGATGCGTCGCCGCTATGGCCGCATCATCAACATTACCTCCGTGGTTGGTGTGACCGGCAATCCGGGGCAGGCGAATTACTGCGCCTCGAAGGCCGGCATGATCGGCTTCTCCAAGTCGCTGGCCCAGGAAATCGCGACGCGCAACGTGACGGTAAACTGCGTGGCGCCCGGCTTCATCGAATCGGCGATGACCGACAAGCTCAACGACAAGCAGAAGGACGCCATCTTGTCGGCGATCCCATCGCGTCGCATGGGCACCGGCGCCGAAGTGGCGTCTGCCGTGGCCTATCTCGCATCGAGCGAGGCAGCCTACGTCACCGGGCAGACGATCCACGTCAATGGCGGCATGGCCATGATCTGA
- the fabD gene encoding ACP S-malonyltransferase: MSTAFTFPGQGSQVVGMGKELADAYPEARAVFEEVDQALGQKLSALMFNGPEDELTLTSNAQPALMAVSMAVIRVLDKSGFSIHDRIAYVAGHSLGEYSALCAAGTFSLSDTARLLRIRGDAMQAAVPVGEGAMAAIIGLEHDDVENACRDAAVDGVCQIANDNGGGQIVISGAAAAVRTAMKFATDRGAKRALPLPVSAPFHSALMEPAAERMREALSKVEMKEPVVPLIANVRAAPVSDPTIIADLLVEQVTGQVRWRETVQWFAKNNVTTLYEIGAGKVLSGLARRIDKSVETRTLGTPAEIDAFLADPPALPTAPSSAPPLEPLD, encoded by the coding sequence ATGAGCACAGCCTTCACATTTCCCGGCCAGGGCAGCCAGGTCGTCGGCATGGGCAAGGAACTGGCCGATGCCTATCCCGAAGCACGCGCCGTCTTCGAGGAAGTCGATCAGGCTCTCGGACAGAAACTTTCTGCTCTGATGTTCAATGGCCCGGAAGATGAACTGACCCTCACATCCAATGCCCAGCCGGCTCTGATGGCGGTGTCCATGGCCGTCATCCGCGTTCTGGATAAGAGCGGGTTCTCGATCCACGACCGCATTGCCTATGTGGCAGGCCATTCGCTTGGCGAATATTCGGCTCTTTGCGCTGCCGGCACGTTTTCGCTGAGCGACACGGCGCGGCTTCTGCGTATCCGCGGCGATGCCATGCAGGCCGCCGTGCCGGTCGGCGAGGGCGCCATGGCCGCCATCATCGGTCTCGAGCATGACGACGTGGAAAATGCCTGCCGTGACGCGGCCGTCGATGGCGTCTGCCAGATCGCCAACGACAACGGCGGCGGCCAGATCGTCATCTCGGGCGCGGCCGCGGCCGTGCGGACTGCGATGAAGTTTGCGACCGATCGCGGTGCGAAGCGCGCGTTGCCTCTGCCGGTCTCCGCACCTTTCCATTCGGCGCTGATGGAGCCGGCCGCCGAGCGGATGCGTGAAGCGCTGTCAAAGGTCGAGATGAAGGAACCCGTGGTGCCGTTGATCGCGAATGTGCGCGCAGCGCCCGTGAGCGACCCGACCATCATCGCCGATCTCCTGGTCGAGCAGGTCACCGGACAGGTGCGCTGGCGCGAAACGGTTCAATGGTTCGCCAAGAACAATGTCACGACGCTTTACGAGATCGGCGCCGGTAAGGTGCTGTCGGGTCTCGCGCGCCGGATCGACAAGAGCGTGGAGACGCGCACCCTCGGCACGCCGGCAGAGATCGACGCGTTCCTGGCCGATCCACCAGCTTTGCCGACGGCACCGAGCTCGGCGCCGCCGCTTGAGCCGCTCGACTGA
- the rpsF gene encoding 30S ribosomal protein S6 gives MALYEHVFLARQDVSAQQVEGLVEQYKGIIEEHGGKVGRVENWGLKSLTYRINKNRKAHYALMDIEAPAAAINEMERQMRINEDILRYMTVRVEAHEDGPSAMMQKRDRDDRPRRDGDRDRGPRRDGDRGPRRDDDRPRRDDRDDRPRRDDR, from the coding sequence ATGGCGCTCTACGAACATGTATTTCTGGCCCGACAGGATGTGTCGGCCCAGCAGGTCGAAGGTCTCGTTGAACAGTACAAGGGGATCATCGAGGAACACGGCGGCAAAGTCGGCCGTGTTGAAAACTGGGGCCTGAAATCCCTCACCTACCGCATCAACAAGAATCGCAAGGCGCACTACGCGCTGATGGACATCGAAGCTCCGGCAGCGGCCATCAACGAGATGGAACGCCAGATGCGCATCAACGAAGACATCCTTCGTTACATGACCGTTCGCGTCGAAGCGCATGAAGACGGCCCGTCGGCCATGATGCAGAAGCGCGACCGCGACGATCGTCCGCGCCGCGATGGCGACCGTGACCGCGGCCCGCGCCGTGATGGCGACCGTGGCCCGCGCCGCGACGATGACCGCCCGCGCCGTGACGACCGCGACGACCGTCCGCGTCGCGACGACCGATAA
- the rpsR gene encoding 30S ribosomal protein S18: protein MVDINQIPTRRPFHRRRKTCPFSGANAPKIDYKDVRLLQRYISERGKIVPSRITAVSQKKQRELAKAIKRARFLGLLPYVLK from the coding sequence ATGGTCGATATCAATCAGATCCCGACGCGCCGCCCGTTCCATCGCCGCCGCAAGACCTGCCCGTTCTCGGGCGCCAATGCGCCGAAGATCGACTACAAGGACGTTCGCCTGCTGCAGCGCTACATTTCCGAGCGCGGCAAGATCGTTCCTTCGCGCATCACCGCCGTTTCGCAGAAGAAGCAGCGTGAGCTCGCCAAGGCAATCAAGCGCGCACGCTTCCTGGGCCTTCTGCCCTACGTCCTCAAGTAG
- a CDS encoding DUF2232 domain-containing protein has protein sequence MNFTSSSLMIGVLAGAAAALLSISAGEPTALSIVLFAAATLPILIASLGWTNTAGFVAAAIAGGIVSVMLSPSAGLVFTATTLAPAAWIGHLANLSRPAEEIGGPKNALAWYPLSDILLQLCLLVIAGLVVVGYSMGYGPAMIGEIVNQFLDIMAQQSPDFQPDAAERQAYASFFLTALPIVQGALWVMILFGSFYLAHAIVRMSGRQRRPKDDVPASLRMSRTSLYLFAVGLIMSFFGGGIALIGAVIAGAFAAGFTLAGFAVMHHRTRGKTFRPFVLWGAYLAVVLFTLPLVFFLLTGMIETARAVPVSRTGPPSGPDNANDND, from the coding sequence ATGAACTTCACATCATCATCCCTGATGATCGGCGTCCTCGCCGGTGCCGCCGCCGCCCTGCTGTCGATCAGCGCGGGCGAGCCTACGGCGCTGTCCATCGTGCTTTTCGCTGCCGCCACGCTTCCCATCCTGATCGCAAGCCTCGGCTGGACGAACACTGCAGGATTCGTCGCCGCCGCCATCGCCGGCGGCATCGTATCCGTCATGCTGTCGCCGTCTGCCGGCCTCGTCTTCACCGCAACGACGCTCGCGCCTGCCGCCTGGATCGGGCATCTGGCCAATCTGTCCCGCCCGGCCGAGGAAATCGGCGGCCCGAAGAATGCGCTCGCCTGGTATCCTCTCTCCGACATTCTGCTGCAGCTTTGCCTGCTCGTCATCGCGGGTCTCGTCGTGGTCGGCTATTCGATGGGCTACGGGCCGGCGATGATCGGCGAGATCGTCAATCAGTTCCTCGACATCATGGCCCAGCAGAGCCCGGACTTTCAGCCGGACGCTGCCGAGCGCCAGGCCTACGCATCGTTCTTCTTGACCGCGCTGCCGATCGTTCAGGGTGCGCTTTGGGTCATGATCCTTTTCGGATCATTCTACCTCGCCCATGCGATCGTGCGCATGTCCGGCCGCCAGCGCCGCCCCAAGGATGACGTGCCGGCAAGTCTGCGCATGTCCCGCACGAGCCTCTACCTCTTCGCCGTCGGGCTCATAATGAGCTTTTTCGGCGGCGGGATCGCGCTGATCGGCGCGGTCATCGCCGGAGCGTTCGCCGCCGGCTTCACGCTTGCCGGCTTTGCCGTGATGCATCATCGCACGCGCGGCAAAACCTTCCGGCCCTTCGTGCTCTGGGGCGCCTATCTCGCGGTCGTGCTCTTCACGCTGCCGCTCGTCTTCTTCCTGCTTACCGGCATGATCGAAACCGCGCGCGCGGTTCCAGTCAGCCGGACCGGACCGCCGAGCGGCCCGGACAATGCCAATGACAACGACTGA
- the rplI gene encoding 50S ribosomal protein L9 — protein sequence MDVILLERIGRLGQMGDTVKVKDGYARNFLLPQGKALRANEANKKRFEAERSTLVARNEERKSEAQKIADQLSGKTFIVVRSAGETGQLYGSVAARDISALLNEEGFSVGRNQVDLNLPIKTIGLHKVTLVLHGEVDAEIELNVARSAEEAERQAAGETLTSADAIYGVDDSLPADGFFDPDAEFDDEDDNRRAPEEAEGDEDEAKD from the coding sequence ATGGACGTCATTCTGCTCGAACGCATCGGCCGCCTCGGCCAGATGGGCGACACCGTCAAGGTCAAGGACGGTTATGCTCGAAACTTCCTCCTGCCTCAGGGCAAGGCGCTGCGCGCCAATGAAGCCAACAAGAAGCGCTTCGAAGCCGAGCGTTCCACGCTCGTCGCGCGCAACGAAGAGCGTAAGTCCGAAGCCCAAAAGATCGCCGACCAGTTGAGCGGCAAAACGTTCATCGTCGTGCGCTCGGCTGGCGAGACCGGCCAGCTCTACGGGTCGGTCGCCGCCCGCGACATCTCCGCTCTCCTCAACGAGGAAGGCTTCTCGGTCGGACGCAACCAGGTCGACCTCAACCTGCCGATCAAGACCATTGGCCTGCACAAGGTCACGCTCGTTCTTCACGGCGAAGTCGATGCCGAAATCGAGCTGAACGTTGCCCGTTCGGCCGAAGAAGCTGAGCGCCAGGCAGCCGGCGAAACCCTCACCTCGGCAGATGCCATCTACGGCGTTGACGACTCGCTGCCGGCAGACGGCTTCTTCGATCCGGACGCAGAATTCGACGATGAAGACGACAATCGTCGCGCACCGGAAGAAGCCGAAGGCGACGAAGACGAAGCCAAGGACTGA
- a CDS encoding SAM-dependent methyltransferase, which produces MNPLINSLAGRIVSRGHLAVTDHAGQVRHYGDGSGNPVHLRFNTARAERAVALDPALKLGECYMQGEIDMVEGDVFALLELLFTNSGPYATATAPWMRALNRVRLALSQRSLRIGIGRARRNVQHHYDLSGKLYDLFLDEDRQYSCAYYREPEMSLEAAQRAKKEHIAAKLLLDRPGLSVLDIGSGWGGLGLYISRSFDADVTGITLSDEQLAYANRRILPREEHRVRFLLKDFRKLDDRFDRIVSVGMFEHVGKAAFDTYFAQSAKLLKRDGVMVLHAIGRLDVPSWTNPFITKYIFPGGYIPSLSEVIPPIERSGLKIMDVEILRLHYADTLRDWRERFMSRRDEAKALYDEAFCRMWEFYLAASESAFRWQNLMVFQIQLAHDIGAVPLTRDYIADAERQLTAHIQPRRTG; this is translated from the coding sequence ATGAACCCCTTGATCAACTCTCTTGCCGGCCGGATCGTCTCCCGGGGACATCTGGCTGTGACCGACCATGCCGGACAGGTTCGCCATTACGGCGACGGCTCTGGCAATCCTGTCCATCTGCGCTTCAACACCGCCCGTGCGGAACGGGCCGTCGCGCTCGACCCGGCGCTGAAGCTCGGTGAATGCTACATGCAGGGCGAGATTGACATGGTCGAGGGCGATGTCTTCGCGCTGCTCGAATTGCTTTTCACAAACTCCGGACCCTACGCCACGGCGACGGCACCTTGGATGCGGGCACTGAACCGGGTTCGGCTGGCCCTGAGCCAACGCAGCCTGCGCATCGGCATCGGTCGTGCTCGGCGCAATGTGCAGCACCACTACGATCTATCGGGCAAGCTCTACGACCTGTTTCTCGACGAGGACCGGCAGTACTCCTGCGCCTATTATCGCGAGCCCGAAATGAGCCTGGAGGCGGCGCAGCGTGCCAAGAAGGAGCATATTGCGGCCAAGCTGCTTCTCGATCGGCCAGGCCTCTCGGTTCTGGATATCGGATCAGGATGGGGCGGGCTCGGCCTTTACATCTCGCGCAGCTTCGATGCCGATGTCACCGGTATCACGCTTTCGGACGAGCAACTGGCCTACGCCAACCGGCGGATCCTGCCACGCGAGGAGCATCGCGTTCGGTTTCTCCTCAAGGACTTCCGAAAGCTCGATGATCGCTTCGATCGCATCGTCTCAGTTGGCATGTTCGAGCATGTGGGCAAGGCCGCCTTCGACACCTATTTCGCTCAGAGCGCCAAACTGCTGAAGAGAGACGGCGTGATGGTGCTCCACGCGATCGGTCGCCTGGATGTTCCTTCCTGGACCAATCCATTCATCACCAAATACATTTTCCCCGGCGGCTACATCCCCTCGCTTTCGGAAGTCATCCCGCCGATCGAACGCTCCGGCCTCAAGATCATGGATGTCGAGATTCTCCGCCTGCACTACGCGGATACGCTGCGGGACTGGCGCGAGCGCTTCATGTCACGCCGCGACGAGGCAAAGGCGCTCTACGACGAGGCGTTCTGCCGGATGTGGGAATTCTATCTCGCGGCATCCGAATCGGCTTTCCGCTGGCAGAACCTCATGGTTTTCCAGATCCAGCTCGCCCATGACATCGGGGCGGTGCCGCTGACACGCGACTACATCGCCGACGCGGAACGCCAGCTCACAGCGCACATCCAGCCGAGACGCACGGGGTGA